A window of the Mucilaginibacter sp. cycad4 genome harbors these coding sequences:
- a CDS encoding chloramphenicol acetyltransferase: MKQKVDIENWIRKEHYNFFKQFEEPYYGVNVNVDVTAAYKFVKDNGISFFLYTMYQSLAASQIIEPFKYRMEGDEVFIYDRIDASSTIPRANGTFGFGEWPFHPLFEDFNREATKEIERVQSNNLLERKALNNVIRYSSLPWINFTSLSHARMFSFADSCPKVSFGKMTGHHGKRTMPVSIHVNHALVDGIHVGQYIDCYQELLNKGI; the protein is encoded by the coding sequence ATGAAACAAAAAGTAGATATTGAAAACTGGATCAGGAAAGAGCATTACAACTTTTTTAAACAGTTTGAAGAGCCCTATTATGGTGTAAACGTAAATGTTGATGTAACAGCCGCCTATAAGTTTGTTAAGGATAACGGGATCTCGTTTTTTCTTTATACCATGTACCAGTCCTTAGCAGCATCGCAAATTATTGAACCATTCAAGTACCGGATGGAGGGCGACGAAGTATTTATTTATGACCGGATTGATGCCAGTTCGACTATTCCGCGGGCTAACGGCACATTTGGATTTGGGGAATGGCCCTTTCATCCTTTGTTTGAAGATTTTAACCGCGAAGCCACCAAAGAAATAGAACGTGTACAAAGCAACAACCTGCTTGAACGCAAGGCTTTAAACAACGTGATCCGTTATTCTTCACTACCGTGGATCAACTTTACTTCGTTGTCGCACGCGCGCATGTTTTCATTTGCGGATAGCTGCCCCAAGGTTTCGTTCGGTAAAATGACCGGGCATCATGGTAAGCGCACCATGCCGGTATCCATCCATGTAAACCATGCTTTGGTTGATGGCATCCACGTGGGCCAGTATATTGATTGCTACCAGGAGTTGTTGAATAAAGGGATTTAG
- a CDS encoding DUF885 domain-containing protein encodes MKPLIICLCLSFLYSAPISQQSSFDAFCKDFVTGYTELHLPQLELSYVSGLEHIGTVADVQKQLTFFTKVKADLSAFKADQLTEPEKVDYQLISYETGLNLERIKLEQGWLKNKPAAIPAGGIITIPNGKAWYAYLLKRWTSASATPDEIYRFGLTEVARVQKHIEAIRLQTGLSEDDFYKHLNDPSFFISDPKAVQQSFENTKEIIYANMPKLFDNTNIAPLKIVKGESRQLAQTPGYYDNNVFYYNLFDKPYNKRQVDWLFIHEGVPGHHYQASMEAQTKTSAVQQLFYYMGFAEGWGAYTEELGKQLGVYKTPYDELGKWEWDIVRSVRVPLDVALNYYGWTDEQALAFWKKNIRGQDEIAMREIARMRRWPAQVVTYKYGALQILHWKEQLQQKQGAQFSNRDFHSRVLDHGSLPLFMVKENVFKKS; translated from the coding sequence ATGAAGCCCCTTATTATTTGTTTGTGTTTAAGTTTTCTTTATTCTGCTCCTATTAGTCAGCAATCTTCATTTGATGCTTTTTGCAAAGATTTTGTAACGGGCTATACGGAATTGCATTTGCCCCAATTGGAGTTAAGCTACGTAAGCGGATTAGAACACATCGGCACCGTTGCTGATGTGCAAAAACAGTTAACCTTTTTTACAAAAGTAAAGGCTGATTTATCGGCCTTCAAAGCAGATCAGCTCACCGAACCGGAAAAAGTAGATTATCAGCTGATAAGCTATGAAACCGGCCTTAATTTAGAGCGGATTAAACTTGAGCAGGGTTGGTTAAAAAATAAGCCTGCCGCTATCCCCGCAGGTGGTATTATCACTATCCCTAACGGCAAAGCCTGGTATGCCTACCTGCTAAAACGCTGGACCAGCGCCAGCGCAACACCTGATGAAATCTACCGGTTTGGCCTTACCGAAGTGGCCCGCGTTCAAAAGCATATCGAGGCTATCCGCCTGCAAACCGGGTTAAGCGAAGATGATTTTTATAAACATCTCAATGATCCGTCCTTTTTTATTAGTGACCCGAAGGCAGTACAGCAATCCTTCGAAAATACCAAAGAGATCATTTACGCCAACATGCCCAAATTGTTTGATAATACCAACATAGCGCCGCTAAAAATTGTAAAAGGCGAAAGCAGGCAACTGGCCCAAACACCCGGCTATTACGATAATAATGTGTTTTACTACAATCTTTTTGATAAGCCATACAATAAGCGGCAGGTCGACTGGCTTTTTATCCACGAGGGTGTTCCCGGTCATCATTACCAGGCGAGTATGGAGGCTCAAACCAAAACATCGGCAGTGCAGCAGTTGTTTTATTATATGGGCTTCGCCGAAGGCTGGGGTGCCTATACCGAAGAGTTGGGCAAACAGCTTGGCGTATACAAAACACCTTATGACGAGCTGGGCAAATGGGAGTGGGATATTGTGCGGTCGGTACGTGTGCCTTTGGATGTGGCGTTGAACTATTATGGCTGGACAGATGAACAGGCGCTGGCTTTTTGGAAAAAAAATATCCGCGGGCAGGATGAGATCGCCATGCGCGAGATTGCCCGCATGCGCCGCTGGCCGGCACAAGTGGTTACCTACAAGTATGGGGCATTACAAATACTGCACTGGAAAGAGCAATTGCAGCAAAAACAAGGTGCCCAATTTAGCAACAGGGATTTTCATTCACGCGTGCTTGACCACGGTTCGCTGCCGCTGTTTATGGTGAAGGAAAACGTGTTTAAAAAGAGTTAA
- a CDS encoding CBS domain-containing protein, with the protein MKSVKHILARKGNNVTAVPAETTVFNVLKLMAEKNIGSVVVTENGRYMGLMTERDYSRKIILMGKHSDETTAGEIISTNFPRITPESSVDECMLIMSENNIRYLPVFDAADQLCGIISMSDVVYETIYSQRETIEQLHSYIQST; encoded by the coding sequence ATGAAAAGTGTAAAGCATATCCTGGCCCGCAAGGGGAACAACGTTACTGCAGTACCCGCCGAAACCACCGTGTTTAATGTATTGAAACTGATGGCCGAAAAAAACATCGGATCGGTAGTGGTAACTGAAAATGGCAGGTATATGGGCCTGATGACTGAGAGGGATTACTCCCGTAAAATCATTTTAATGGGTAAACACTCCGACGAAACCACTGCCGGGGAAATTATAAGTACCAATTTCCCGAGGATCACTCCCGAATCATCAGTTGATGAATGCATGCTGATCATGAGCGAAAACAATATCAGGTATTTACCGGTGTTTGATGCGGCAGATCAGTTGTGTGGTATCATTTCTATGAGTGATGTGGTGTACGAAACCATTTACTCGCAAAGGGAAACCATTGAGCAATTGCACAGCTACATTCAATCAACATAA
- a CDS encoding arabinan endo-1,5-alpha-L-arabinosidase, producing MKNLYLITALATVLFSCSKKETPTPAKTDTTTTPVTTTFDINSISDTYADIAAFTYYPKWTVYNVHDPSIKKFGDYYYCYSTDVAFGTDVRSGLQIRRSKDLVQWEYVGWVFSSLPAQGAAYITGKGGTPYNALWAPYVMKVGSEYRLYYSLSSPVARLSVIGMATASSPEGPWTEKGLVVTSANDASIQTNAIDPTVITTTSGEQYMYYGSAWDGIYILKLDPSTGLAANSGDKGKRIANRGFTGGKYNGNIEGAEVIYNPDLKKYFLFISYDWLQTKYNVRVGRGDSPTGPFYDYNGHDINTDEDHGPMILAPYQFTNQSGWQGTGHCAVFDNGSGQYYMAHQGRPGINSYFMDLHVRKISWTIDGWPIVSPERYANVAQTAIVSTDVAGTYEKITLNYHIVPGYGTEQTNPDFQVSTTFKLDAAGTIDGNAADKWTFTAPWLELKYSNGDTYKIKVERERDWENKITSTLIFTGLDNHGTAIWGKRKQ from the coding sequence ATGAAAAATCTATACTTAATAACGGCATTGGCAACGGTACTGTTTTCCTGCTCAAAAAAGGAAACACCTACGCCAGCTAAAACGGATACTACTACTACACCGGTAACAACAACGTTTGATATCAATAGTATCAGTGATACTTATGCAGATATAGCGGCGTTTACGTATTACCCTAAATGGACGGTGTATAACGTGCATGACCCGTCCATTAAAAAGTTTGGCGATTATTATTACTGCTATAGCACCGATGTGGCTTTTGGTACCGATGTACGGTCGGGTTTGCAAATCCGCAGGTCGAAGGATTTGGTGCAGTGGGAATATGTGGGCTGGGTATTTTCGTCATTACCGGCGCAGGGGGCCGCCTATATTACGGGTAAAGGCGGCACGCCTTACAACGCCTTATGGGCACCTTATGTTATGAAGGTAGGTTCAGAGTACAGATTGTATTATTCGCTTTCATCGCCCGTGGCGCGCCTGAGTGTTATCGGTATGGCGACGGCTTCATCGCCTGAAGGACCCTGGACGGAAAAAGGTCTCGTGGTAACATCGGCTAATGATGCCAGTATCCAAACTAACGCCATCGACCCAACAGTAATTACCACAACAAGCGGCGAGCAGTATATGTACTACGGCTCGGCCTGGGATGGGATCTATATCCTGAAACTTGATCCTTCAACCGGTTTAGCGGCCAATTCTGGCGATAAGGGCAAGCGCATAGCTAACCGCGGCTTTACCGGCGGCAAATACAATGGTAACATTGAAGGCGCCGAGGTGATCTATAATCCCGATCTGAAAAAGTATTTCCTGTTTATCAGTTATGACTGGCTGCAAACCAAGTATAACGTAAGGGTAGGGCGGGGCGATAGTCCGACCGGTCCCTTTTATGATTATAACGGGCATGACATTAATACCGATGAGGATCATGGGCCAATGATCCTGGCGCCTTATCAATTCACCAATCAAAGCGGCTGGCAAGGTACAGGCCATTGCGCGGTGTTTGACAATGGCAGCGGGCAATATTATATGGCACACCAGGGCAGGCCGGGTATCAACTCCTATTTTATGGACCTGCACGTTCGTAAAATATCATGGACAATTGATGGCTGGCCGATAGTATCGCCTGAGCGATATGCCAATGTCGCCCAGACAGCAATAGTGTCGACCGATGTGGCCGGAACCTATGAAAAGATCACGCTGAACTACCACATTGTACCAGGTTATGGTACCGAGCAAACCAATCCGGATTTCCAGGTTTCAACAACCTTTAAACTGGATGCTGCGGGTACTATTGATGGCAATGCGGCGGATAAATGGACATTCACCGCTCCATGGCTTGAGCTTAAATACAGCAACGGCGACACTTACAAGATAAAAGTTGAACGTGAGCGCGACTGGGAAAACAAAATAACATCAACCCTGATATTTACCGGGTTGGATAACCATGGCACCGCCATTTGGGGAAAGAGAAAACAATAG
- a CDS encoding RagB/SusD family nutrient uptake outer membrane protein encodes MKNIFKKTVVTGLVLSAFVMGCKKGSLDTVNPNAQTTQTFWKTADDAVKGINAVYGSLIIDGSYMRFSPIVENTRGDDATSYSPWDQIYNMGKFNMQSTGDGVLFSWTAYYQGILRANEVLKYVPDINMDAELKKRVLGQAYFLRGLYYFHLADFYKNVPMPLLPAASSADYFQKQQPQDVVWAQVISDFKAAEGMLPTTYTGLSPDGQTGRATKGAAAAYLGKTYLFTKKYAEAAAEFKSVIDMGTYSLVANYYDNFFANNENNSESIFEVQFSRDAGGTDLGWGGDPSSGWGRTSARAITFGAASFGFTDVQPTPALYNEYLQEKTTSGGVDPRLDVTMYYNKPGEKLYNQDFAARYAGSSSLNALFCHKYENGDSGQADEYDWRSGINERLMRYADVLLMYAECLNELGQTNDAYQYIQRVRSRVGLPNLATVKPGMSQAEMREQIGHERFLEFSLEGHRFDDIRRWGWLQDPTKLAWLKARDPEFNTYTAGKEYLPIPLTEVQTNVGLVQNAGY; translated from the coding sequence ATGAAAAATATATTTAAAAAGACCGTAGTTACCGGCCTGGTACTATCGGCTTTTGTAATGGGTTGTAAAAAAGGTAGTTTGGATACGGTAAACCCTAACGCGCAAACCACCCAAACATTCTGGAAAACTGCCGACGACGCTGTAAAAGGGATAAACGCCGTATACGGCAGTTTAATTATTGATGGTTCATACATGCGCTTTTCGCCGATAGTTGAAAATACAAGGGGCGATGACGCTACAAGCTACAGCCCCTGGGACCAGATCTATAACATGGGTAAATTCAACATGCAGAGCACAGGAGATGGCGTGCTGTTTTCATGGACTGCCTACTACCAGGGCATTTTGCGCGCAAACGAGGTGCTGAAATATGTGCCGGATATTAACATGGATGCTGAACTAAAGAAACGCGTATTAGGACAAGCATATTTCCTGCGTGGACTGTACTATTTCCACCTCGCCGATTTTTATAAAAACGTGCCGATGCCATTGCTTCCAGCTGCATCAAGCGCCGATTATTTCCAGAAACAGCAACCACAGGATGTTGTTTGGGCGCAGGTGATCAGCGATTTTAAAGCTGCTGAAGGCATGCTGCCAACAACCTATACTGGTTTATCTCCCGATGGGCAAACCGGCCGCGCTACAAAAGGTGCTGCGGCAGCATACCTGGGTAAAACTTATCTGTTCACTAAGAAATATGCCGAGGCGGCTGCCGAGTTCAAATCAGTTATTGATATGGGTACCTATAGCCTGGTGGCCAATTATTACGATAACTTTTTTGCCAATAATGAAAACAACTCCGAATCGATTTTTGAGGTTCAGTTTTCAAGGGATGCCGGCGGTACTGATCTGGGCTGGGGAGGTGATCCGTCATCGGGATGGGGCCGTACATCCGCCCGGGCTATCACTTTTGGCGCAGCAAGTTTTGGTTTTACCGATGTACAGCCAACGCCTGCATTATACAATGAATATCTGCAGGAAAAAACAACCAGCGGGGGCGTTGACCCACGCTTGGATGTAACGATGTACTACAATAAACCCGGCGAAAAATTATACAACCAGGATTTTGCTGCCCGCTACGCCGGCAGCTCGTCATTAAATGCGCTGTTTTGCCATAAGTATGAAAACGGCGATAGCGGCCAGGCCGACGAGTATGACTGGAGATCGGGTATTAACGAAAGGTTGATGCGTTATGCCGATGTACTGCTGATGTACGCTGAGTGTTTGAACGAATTGGGCCAGACAAACGATGCTTATCAATACATCCAGCGGGTGCGCAGCCGTGTTGGTTTGCCAAATCTGGCCACAGTAAAACCAGGCATGAGCCAGGCTGAGATGCGTGAGCAGATAGGTCACGAACGTTTCCTGGAGTTTTCATTGGAAGGCCACAGGTTTGATGATATCCGTCGCTGGGGCTGGTTACAGGATCCAACTAAACTGGCCTGGCTAAAAGCCCGCGACCCTGAATTTAATACTTACACCGCAGGTAAGGAGTATTTACCGATACCGCTTACCGAGGTACAAACCAATGTTGGTTTAGTGCAGAATGCGGGGTATTAG